In one Nicotiana tomentosiformis chromosome 6, ASM39032v3, whole genome shotgun sequence genomic region, the following are encoded:
- the LOC138894339 gene encoding uncharacterized protein — MSPPVYYDAKKKEFLNLRQGSMSIAEYQQKFLRISRYAGGIIDGERDKCRRFEEGLNGYIRKSVAILQLEDFSKLILAALTWERTDKEEASRRENKFRKGNSDYGGPSKKGKFDYSKMESAQKSSYHKQNKPNFSTASTPSYGQGKTYTPTYGQCGKNHYGACRRASRACFNCGSMDHKVKDCPNPNPFSYAQTEGSVQKPFTTHSQANSGARPRNIQAWS, encoded by the coding sequence ATGTCCCCCCCTGTCTACTATGATGCAAAGAAAAAAGAGTTTCTGAATTTAAGACAAGGGAGTATGTCTATTGCAGAGTATCAACAAAAATTTCTCAGGATTTCTCGCTATGCTGGAGGTATTATTGATGGTGAAAGAGACAAGTGCAGAAGATTTGAAGAAGGTTTGAATGGTTACATTCGAAAATCTGTGGCAATCTTGCAACTTGAGGATTTTTCCAAGCTAATTTTagctgctcttacttgggaaagAACTGACAAGGAAGAAGCTAGTAGGAGAGAAAACAAGTTTAGAAAAGGTAATTCAGATTATGGCGGTCCATCCAAGAAGGGAAAGTTTGACTATTCCAAGATGGAAAGTGCACAGAAGTCATCATATCATAAGCAGAATAAGCCAAATTTCTCTACTGCTAGTACTCCAAGTTATGGCCAAGGCAAAACTTATACACCTACTTATGGACAGTGCGGAAAGAATCACTATGGTGCCTGCAGAAGAGCTTCTCGTGCTTGTTTTAATTGTGGAAGTATGGATCATAAAGTGAAGGATTGTCCTAATCCTAATCCTTTTTCGTATGCACAAACAGAGGGTTCAGTTCAAAAGCCTTTCACTACTCATTCTCAAGCAAATAGCGGAGCAAGACCTAGAAATATACAAGCTTGGAGCTAA